The Oceanithermus desulfurans sequence TACACCCCCTCCCGTCGCTTCATGACGGTGGCCGACTTCTCGGAGATCACCAAGACCGAGCCCGAGAAGTCGCTGACCGAGCCGCTGAAGAAGACGGGCGGGCGCAACAACCAGGGGCGCATCACCGTGCGCTTCCGCGGCGGCGGCCACAAGCGCCTCTACCGCATCATCGACTTCAAGCGGCGCGACAAGGCCGGCATCCCCGCCCGCGTCGCCGCCATCGAGTACGACCCCAACCGCTCGGCGCGCATCGCCCTGCTCTTCTACCGCGACGGCGAGAAGCGCTACATCATCGCCCCCGAGGGGCTGAAGCCGGGCATGACCGTGCAGTCCGGCCCCGAAGCGCCGATCCAGGTGGGCAACGCCCTGCCGCTGCGCTTCATCCCCGTGGGTACGGTGGTGCACGCCATCGAGCTCGAGCCCGGCAAAGGCGCCCAGCTGGCGCGCTCGGCCGGCACCGGCGCCCAGATCCAGGGCCGCGAGGGCGACTACGTGGTGCTGCGGCTGCCCTCGGGCGAGCTGCGCC is a genomic window containing:
- the rplB gene encoding 50S ribosomal protein L2; translated protein: MAVKKFRPYTPSRRFMTVADFSEITKTEPEKSLTEPLKKTGGRNNQGRITVRFRGGGHKRLYRIIDFKRRDKAGIPARVAAIEYDPNRSARIALLFYRDGEKRYIIAPEGLKPGMTVQSGPEAPIQVGNALPLRFIPVGTVVHAIELEPGKGAQLARSAGTGAQIQGREGDYVVLRLPSGELRRIHAESYATVGVVGNADHKNIVIGKAGRTRWLGRKPHVRGSAMNPVDHPHGGGEGRAPRGRPPASPWGWQTKGKKTRKKRKPSDRFIISRRKKK